AATCACTACTATCCAACCTCAAATTAGATGAAGTAACAGTAAATAAGCGCAAACCAACAATACAGCGAAAAATTGACCGCCTCATTATGAATGTAGCACAAACCGCCAATGCTTCTGGAAAATCGGCTTTGGAATTATTTAAAATGGCTCCCGGGGTATTCGTTAACAATGGTCAAATCTCCATTAATGGGGTTGTAGGAACACGTATTCTTGTCGATGGCAAAAGTATTAACCTCGCGGGAAATGATCTCAGGAACTACCTTCAAACCTTGCGTTCCAACGATATCCAATCCATTGAAATTATCGCACATCCCTCTGCAGAGTTCGACGCAGAAGGCAGTGGTGGTATCATCAATATAGTGCTAAAAAAGCAAGATAAACAGGGCCTCAATGGTTATATTGGCAATGACTATGCAATTGGGCTTGGAAAATATGGTACGTACACTCCTTATGCAGGTTTGAATTATCGAATGGGTAAAGTTGGTTTAATGGCAAGTTATTCCCATAGCCGTGCAAAGTCATACGAGGAACTAAAACAACGACGAGATTTTCCAAATCAGGGATTATATCAGCAAGAAACGGAAAATACTCAGACCAACAAAAACGACCGTATACGGCTTGGTGCGACCTATGATTTCACTGGAAAACAATTTCTCGGACTATCCTACACCGGTCAATACAGCAGTTTCCTTGGACCATCCACGGCTCATTCGACAATTTTCTACCCCGATGCGGCAAAAAACATCCACTCGCAAGGTAGCTTTCCGTCCGAATCAAAATCCAACTACCAGAATCTAGGTTTAAATTATGTCGTGGAAACAGACAGTTTACATTCGAAATTCAGCGTTGTTATCGATTACACACACAATCAACGAAACGGAAATAGTATCAGCAATAGTGCCGATTTCGATGCTAATGGTAACATACGCAGTGATACTTTGTTCAGATTGGATTATCCCAGCGAAGCAAAAATTTTTACTGGCGACGCAAAGTATAATTGGATAACTAAATCTGGAAACAATTTATCAATTGGTGTAAAATCGACCGCAACAAATATCATGAATACCAATCAATACCAGGTCTTTCATCAGGCCTGGATGCCAATGCCTGCCCTTGATTTCCAGTTCGATTATGAAGAACGAATTTATGCTACCTATGCAAATTATACGGGAAAATGGGCCCAAATAGATTATCAATTGGGATTAAGAGGCGAGAAATCCAATATTCAAGGACAACTTTTAAGCGAGCAAAGGGACAAACTCGCACAGGACTATTTCAATTTGTTCCCAAGTATTTTTTTTAAGAAGAATTTAAACTCGCAGGGAAGCAATTATGTATCACTTACCTACAATAGAAGAATTAAACGGCCCTCATATTTTGATTTAAATCCCTATAAATATTATATAGATAATTATTCCGTACAGACGGGAAATCCCTTTCTGAAGCCGCAGTTTACAAATTCCCTCGAAATTAGTGGATTGTGGAAGGAAAAATATTATACTGCTTTGAACTATTCCCATACCAGAAATGCGATCTCACAAATTATACGCAATCAGGCAGAAGAAGAACTATTAACAGTTATTAAAGACAACGTTGGAACTCAAGGAGTATGGACAGCCACCTTGAGCGCTCCCGTTTCGTTACTACCCTGCTGGTCAAGTACGAACACGATTTTATTCACTCATACACGTTCAACTTCCCCCTATTTTAATTTAAAGAAAGCTTCTTTTTTATTACAGACAGAACAAGAAATTTCCTTTGGCAAAGGATATAGTATAAATCTGAATGCTTTTTACACCCCCCAAATGTTACTTGGAAATATTGTAACTAAAGCCATCTGCTCCGTTGATCTAGGGATCCAGAAAAAACTAATCAAAGATCAATTGGTTGCCAAGGCAAATATTAGCGACATCTTTTTTACCAATAATTATCGCGCGACAAGTTATTTTAACAATACTAAAATCTGGATAATGCACAGGGAGCAATCGCGTGTATGCTCCATTTCTTTACTATATAACTTCAGAACCGGCACTACCTTTAAAGCAAAACGAATGGAATCAAGCAGTATGGAGGAGAAAGGAAGATTATAAATGTACCACTATTTTTTATC
The DNA window shown above is from Sphingobacterium thalpophilum and carries:
- a CDS encoding outer membrane beta-barrel protein — its product is MIKLITFSLITFLLNNFLFAQTAIVGKVSDQYGASIPYASLSFRALHVKKDSLIEKITDEHGNFQLTLTEKETYLVSIRVENVLRTQQKIEINDLKVPLTFIIPKSLLSNLKLDEVTVNKRKPTIQRKIDRLIMNVAQTANASGKSALELFKMAPGVFVNNGQISINGVVGTRILVDGKSINLAGNDLRNYLQTLRSNDIQSIEIIAHPSAEFDAEGSGGIINIVLKKQDKQGLNGYIGNDYAIGLGKYGTYTPYAGLNYRMGKVGLMASYSHSRAKSYEELKQRRDFPNQGLYQQETENTQTNKNDRIRLGATYDFTGKQFLGLSYTGQYSSFLGPSTAHSTIFYPDAAKNIHSQGSFPSESKSNYQNLGLNYVVETDSLHSKFSVVIDYTHNQRNGNSISNSADFDANGNIRSDTLFRLDYPSEAKIFTGDAKYNWITKSGNNLSIGVKSTATNIMNTNQYQVFHQAWMPMPALDFQFDYEERIYATYANYTGKWAQIDYQLGLRGEKSNIQGQLLSEQRDKLAQDYFNLFPSIFFKKNLNSQGSNYVSLTYNRRIKRPSYFDLNPYKYYIDNYSVQTGNPFLKPQFTNSLEISGLWKEKYYTALNYSHTRNAISQIIRNQAEEELLTVIKDNVGTQGVWTATLSAPVSLLPCWSSTNTILFTHTRSTSPYFNLKKASFLLQTEQEISFGKGYSINLNAFYTPQMLLGNIVTKAICSVDLGIQKKLIKDQLVAKANISDIFFTNNYRATSYFNNTKIWIMHREQSRVCSISLLYNFRTGTTFKAKRMESSSMEEKGRL